The Bacteroidota bacterium genome contains the following window.
TCCCTATGAACTGTTTGTGGTCGTCGGCGCGGTGGCACCGGGATCGTCCCACCTCACAGTCCAGGCAGCGATGTCATTCGATACGCTGGCAGGTGCGCTACAGACGGCCAGGCTCACTCTTACGAACGATGGCACGGCGGCGCTGAACATCCCATCATTCACGCTACGGAATGGAACTGCATTTTCGCTGGCGGATACGGCGGTGGGAAGCATTGCGGCTGGCGGTAGTGCAATGATCGCGGTAACCTTCAAGCCGAAGATTTCCGGGCAATATTACGATACGCTCGTCATTGGCCCCTCGGATGCACCGCTCGCGACGGTTGACCTTTCCGGCATAAGCCGCCTTGCGAATCTTGAGATCAACAGGGATACGACCTCGCTGAGTACAATAGCGGGAGCTTCAGATACCGCCGAAGTCGTGTTAACCAATAATGCAAATGAGGTTATCAGCATAACCACGCTCCGAATCCTTACCACTCCTTCGGATTATTCGGTCGAAGGGCTGGTCGATCCGCTTTCGATTGCCGCGGGGCAGTCAGCAAATCTTAGCGTTTACTATTCCCCGACACAGTCGTCGTCACTCTCATCTTCAGCCACGGTTTCGATGAGCTATACCGATGGTGGTTCGAGCCGCGATACCACGTTCGTACTCGAAGGGACAGTTGCCTCGTCGGCGGTGCAAAGGAACGAGGCAAAAGCCACCGTTCTAATGCTTTCGCCGAACCCTGCCAGTAATCACATTACCCTTGATGGGCTTAGCGGCATTAGCGAAGTTCACATACTCGATGCTGCTGGGCAGTCGGTACTTTCGCGAAGCATTACTGGACCCTCCGCGTCACTCGATGTCAGCGAATTGGCTTCCGGCGTTTACGCGGTGCAGATCCTTCACACCAACGGCAGCCCGGAGATTCAACGGCTAGCTATTATGCGCTGAATCAACAAAAATGTTAGAAAGGAGAAAAAGAAAAAATGAAAACAGCATCCTCATTAGTTGCTTCGGCACTGGTAGTAACCAGCATGATCGTTGGAAATAGCATACCCGTTGTGGCGCAGTGGACGGAGGCAAACGGACCCTATAGTAGCACGATCTATGGCATGGCCTCTGCTGGCCGAACACTCGTCGCCGGTTGGCCGAAAGGAGTCTTTGTATCGACAGACGATGGTGCGAACTGGGCATCTTATAATAACTTGCTGACTAACGCCGGTGCTGTTTGCCTTGCTGCCGTTCCGGAAGCGGGTGGCGGTACGAACTTCTTTGCCAGTTATGGTTATGGAGGTCCATACATTTCGACGGATTACGGCAAGACCTGGACTCAGCGTCCTATCGGACAGAACTACGGTGTTTGGTCCCTCGCCGTTTCTGGCTCCAAACTTTTTGCTGGCACGAACAACGGCGCCTTTATTTCGTCCGACAATGGCTTAACGTGGGATACCGTCTGCATTGCCTTGCCGCAAAACTATCGTCCCATTTGTTTTGCCTTCGGATCGAAGGTCTTCATGCTGTCTCAGCTCGGCGTCGTGCTTTCGACGGATGCCGGCAACACGTGGTCCGTGGTGGATTCCGCACTGAAGCGGCCCGGCATCCTGGCTGCGTCTGGCTCGGACCTCTACACCTTCGCCGACAGCGTTTTGCGGTCTAGTGACGATGGCAGAAGCTGGACGAGTGTCACCAACAATCTGCCGATCACGCCATACAATCAGGTCAGCGCGTTGGCTGCTTCTGGCAATATGTTGTTTGTTGGAACGTCCGCAAAAGGACTCTTTCGTTCGACTGATCGGGGTGCAACGTGGGCATCGATCAGCGACGGTTTACCCAACAACGGGGTGCCAAACAATTTGACGTATACTACCGTATATTCATTGGCTATTACCGATTCGTTTCTGCTCGTCGGATTTAACCAGGGCGGTATTTGGAGAAGACCGTTGTCACAGATGACTGCTTCCGTAGAACAACGTCCAACCGTCAGGGATCGCGAGTCCTTCCTTCCATATCCCAATCCTGCCAGCACTGCCATAAATATGGACGGACTTGAGGGCATTAGCGAAGTTCGCATTCTCGATGCCACAGGAAGGCAAGTACTTTCGCAAAAGATTGCCGACGCGCGGGTCTTGCTCGATGTGAGCGGCCTTGCCTCCGGAGTGTATTCCGCTATACTCACTCATACGAATGGCGCCATTGATGTTCGGCGATTCTCAGTGCTTCACTGAAGGAGGCCGGTGGAAGCGCCAAACGTTGTTGGTGTAGAAGTGGACCTAGATCCTTGCTTATGACTAAGATCCTTCTGCAGATTGCGCTTCTGACCTTTCTCGCGATCATGGCGCGCGCACAATCTACGATCACAATCGACACAGCCACCGAATACCAAACCATTGCATTTACCAACACGTTGGATCGGATTGCGCTCGAAGAAGCAGAATCAAATACGAAAATAGCTGCACTTCATTTGTCCTCCTTGCCACCCGGGGCTTACCTTTTGGCAGATCATACATCGATCTGTATGAGTACGAACCGAATAATTGTCAGATGAAAATCTTTGTTGCGGGCGCCTCTGGTTTCATTGGGGAGCGGGTCCTTGATGACCTGCTCCGCACCGGTCACGATGTGACGGCCCACGTCCATTCCGATGCATCGCTGCGGGCACTCCAACGAGAGCACCCAGACCTGCACATGGTCAAAGTCGATCTCTCAAAAGAGAAGGAGGTTCATGGCATAATTGCGCATGGTACCGAGGCCGTGATTTACTTGCCGGGCGTGTTGCGCGAATCGAAAGGACTAACTTTCGAAGGACTGCATGTCGATGGCGTCCGAAATTTACTCGCTGAGGCAAAGATGGCAGGAGTGCGCCGATGGATCCAGATGTCTGCTCTCGGCGTCGAGCCGCATTCGAATATCAGATACTATGACACCAAATGGCGCGCTGAGGTGATGGTTCGGGCCAGTGGACTCGCCTGGACAATTCTTCGGCCTTCGCTAATCTTCGATGACCGTCCGCGGCGACAGCACAACTTTGTCAGTGAGGTTGCGAAGGCAATTCGGATGGCGCCATTCGTACCAATTTTGGGACGCGGCGATTTTCTGATGCAGCCCGTCTCGGTCGACGACGTGTCGCAGACCATCATACAATCGCTCACGAAACCCGAGACGATTGACAAGACCTTCGAACTCGGCGGACCAGAGAAGTTAACCTATAAAGAAATTGTGCTTCGGATTGCGTGCGCAATGGGATCGAAGAAGCGCGCAGCACATATTCCGATGTGGCTAATCCTTGGTGCCGCACAATTACTTCAGCGATTTTCATGGTTTCCAATCACTGTTGATGAGTTGACGATGCTGACGGCCGGGAATTACATTCGAGATGCCGGATGTGAGCGAGATTGGCGCGCAACGTTCGAACTGCCAATGAAGCGATTCGACGAAGCAGCTATCAGCAAATTGCTGACGGCCCCCCATTAGTCAAACGAGAGCAGCGACAGTACATCATCGTTCTCCAGTGCAAGGCGACCTTGAAGAAACTGGAGCTCGATCAGGAATGCGAATCCCTCGACCGATCCACCCAAACGATTGACCAGCCGTTTGGCTGCGCTTGCAGTCCCTCCGGTGGCCAGCAAGTCATCCACGATGATCACCCGATCCCCGCTAACGATTGCGTCGGTGTGGACCTCCATGCTGTTCACGCCGTATTCGAGCGCATACTCTTCCTGTATGGTCTGGTAGGGGAGCTTGCCGGATTTCCGGACTGGCACGAACGGAAGCCCCAACTCGAGCGCCAGTGGCATCCCAAAGACAAAACCTCGGGACTCAATGCCGACGATGATGGTCGGCTCCTTTGCGCGCGCAAAGTCAAGAAAACGGTCGATGACTTCGCGCATGGCATCTGGATTCGATAGTACCGGTGTAATATCCTTGAAAAGGATACCAGCACGCGGAAAATCGGGAATATCCCGTATCAGTTGCTCGGCTAAAAGACTCTCTTCGACAATGGGTTCTAGCATGGGAGTATGTATTTGCCATGCAATAATACGACAAAATCGAACTATCCTGGCCTGATTGCGTTTATTCGGCGCTGTTTTAACCGTGGGAGTCTCTCTCAGCCAGCCCTCGTCCAGAGGGTAGGATGAATCAGGGGACGTACCACTAAACCATTAACAACATGGCGAAAAAAGTAACTGGATTCATCAAACTGCAGATTCCAGCCGGAAAGGCCAATCCCGCGCCGCCGGTTGGCCCGGCGCTCGGTCAAAAGGGTGTCAACATCCCGGAGTTCTGCAAACAATTCAACGCACGGACCTCCAAAGAGGGCGACATGATTATTCCTGTCGTTATCACGGTCTATTCTGATAAGAGCTTCACTTTCATCACCAAGACTCCGCCAGCGGCGTCCTTGTTGCTGAAGGCGGTCTCCGTCGATAAAGGCTCGAAGGAGCCGAATCGCATCAAGGTTGCGAAAGTCTCGCGTGAAGACGTCGAGAAAATTGCAAAGCTCAAAATGCCGGACCTGAACGCTGCTTCCATTGAAGCCGCGATCAGCATGGTCTCTGGAACCGCCCGTTCGATGGGCATTACTGTGGAGGGATAAGACCATGGCACAGCACGGAAAGCGTTACAACAATCTCGTTAAGAAGGCCGGCACGGAGAGCAAAGCGCTCCATATCGCCGATGCCGTCAGTAAGATGAAGGCGACCGCCACGGCAAAGTTCGATGAGTCGGTCGATATTGCGATCAATCTTGGAGTCGATCCCCGCAAAGCCGATCAGGCGATTCGCGGTACCGTTTCTTTGCCGCACGGGATTGGCAAGACGGTGCGCGTGACGGTCGTGACCCGCAATCAGGAAGCTGCCGCGCTTGCGGCCGGCGCCGATGAAGCGGGTTTCGAGACGATTCTCGAAAAGATCAAAGGCGGATGGACCGATACCGATGTCATCATCGCAACACCCGAAGTCATGGGTGAGCTTGGTAAGCTGGGCCGAATTCTCGGACCGCGCGGACTCATGCCGAACCCGAAATCGGGTACGGTCACGCAGGACGTTGCCACAGCGGTGAAGGAAGTCAAGGCCGGTAAGATCGAGTATCGTGTCGATAAGGGCGGCAACGTGCATGCCTCGGTCGGCAAGGCGTCGTTCGAAGCACCGAAGTTGGTGGACAACATCAATATGTTCTTGGCGACGATTATCCGCGCGAAGCCGTCTTCGGCCAAGGGCCATTACATCAAGTCTGTCGCGATCAGTTCGACCATGGGTCCGAGCTTTAAGATCGACTCGACCGAAGCGCAGAAGGCGCACGGATAATGCTTGACGCGTAACGCGTTAATGGATATTCAGGATGCCCGTGAACCATTGGTTTGCGGGCATCATTGTTTTGTATGCTTAATTCGGACCTGCCGTCATTGCGAGCGTAACGAAGTGAAGCAAAGCAATCCCTTGCTCGATAGCCTCATGTTGCCCCGTACGAGATTGCTTCGTCGGGCTTCGCCCTCCTCGCAATGACAGCAATAGAACATAAGTCTTACATGCGCTCCATTTTTCTTCTCATTCTCCTCCTCGCCCCGTTCGCGGCCTCAGCCCAAACTGCGCCGAGGCCAACCCCTGGTCGTGCGAAAGTCGATGCTGGCTACAAGTATCAAGAGAAGCTCGCCGATAGCACAGCCACCGCAAAGCAGGTCATCAAGAATTGGAGTCGCATCGCGCAGGACACCGATGTGAGGCGCGATCCCGATGCGCTGGCCGTGGCATTGAGCTGCGAGGCGTTGTTGCGACTGCAAATCGGGGAGAAGAAGATTGCCGACTCTGTCTTCGCGCGCGGCATGGGACGCTTCCGTCTCAAAAAATCGAAAGCGTACTTCCTGGTTGTCTTCTCCGATCTGGATCGCGAGTTAAATCATTACGAGCGCGCGATGAACTCATACGAAGAGATCATCACTACGATGGACTCGATTCCCGAGTTATGGGACATTGATTTCTATCGCAAGTCCGGCTACGCTGTCTATGCATACGCAATCGACGCTTCGCTTGGCATTACACGCATCGGAATGGCAAACGCCGATTACCACAAGCGTGCGGTCGAGTTGCTTGGCGATGAACTGGACCGACACCCGAACGATGCTCTCGGCGTCATGGCGCTCGTCTGCCTGCACCACCTCGGCGCGATTAACAATGAAGCCTACAAGTTCAAGCTCGATCTCGCCTGCTCCCGCAAACCCGAGTTGCGAGATGCAAGCGAGACGTTCGAGAAGCAGTTCAAGCAGTAGTCTGGCGGCATACAAAGCTTTTTGCAGGGACACAGGACGGTATTTATGCCTCGACCAATAACGGCGAGAGCTGGGTCGCCGCCAGCACCGGGTTGACAAGCACTTTTATCCGGACTATAGCAGTAAGTGGCTCGAATCTGTTCGCCGGGACCGGCGGTGGTGTCTTTCTCTCCATCGATAATGGAACAACTTGGGCAGATGTGAGCGGCGGCTTAACAAGTACCCAAATCACGGCGCTTGGAGTTATTGGCTCGAATCTTTTTGCAGGGACTTACAGCGGTGTTTGGTGCCGCCCCCTTTCAGAGATGATAGATCCTGCCACAGTAACTGCAACGGCATCATCGAAGCACAACGTTAGCACCTATCCCAATCCCTTCTCCCAATCCACCACAATCTCCTTCACGCCGGAGGCCAGCGGCTATGCGGAGGTCTCGATCGTGAACCTGCTGGGTGTCGAAGTGGCGCGGCTGTTTGCGGGTGAGCTTGGAGCAGGGAAGCGTACGTTCGAGTGGAAGCCTTCCGAAGTGCCGGATGGAATGTATGAATGTCTGGTCCGAATGAACGGGCGAGTGAAGAAGATCTCAGTAATGCTGGTACGTTAGTCGCGGTGTAGATGCAAGCTCCAGCTTGCATCAATGGGCAGAGGGTAAGCTGGAGCTTGCCCCTACACATCATCAGTTCTTAACTTCGACGCCGCCAAAAATCGCAGAGCCGCGGACGTGCAGCGTTTTGGTCGGCGCTCCCGGAGTTGGTGTGTAGCGCGTTTTATCCGAGAAGCCACCAAAGAGTCCGATTCCCTCCATTGAAATGTGCCACGATTCGGGAGTATAAATCTCACCGCCGCCGAAAAATGCATTCACAAAGATCACGGCGTCATCACCTTTCATTTGGGCGCGCGATAAGTCGATCTTGAATCCACCAAATACCGCAGTTACAGTGACACCCGACTTAAATTCGCCCTCTACACGTCGATCGATGCCACCAAAGATCGCAACAGAATTGAAGCCGGAGCGGTCGAGCGAAGGGACGACATCAACTTGCGCTCCCTTGCGAGTTTGCAGTGCTCGCCATACCATCAGCAATCCGGGCACAATGAGGAAGAGAGGCCAGAGATCGCCAATACCATAGCGTATCGCGCCGAACTCGTGCATCGTGAGCAATACACCCATGCCGATTGCGAACAACGCGATTATCTTCTCGCGTGGCTCGGGCGATGAAAAGAGGCGAACGATGCCCCAAACACAAAACACAAGGGGCCAGGCCTGCCACACTACGTCCGCATTGACCATGCTGAATCGGTCTAGTAGAAATACCACTCCGATGGTGGCCAGGACGAGTCCATAGATAAGT
Protein-coding sequences here:
- the rplA gene encoding 50S ribosomal protein L1, whose amino-acid sequence is MAQHGKRYNNLVKKAGTESKALHIADAVSKMKATATAKFDESVDIAINLGVDPRKADQAIRGTVSLPHGIGKTVRVTVVTRNQEAAALAAGADEAGFETILEKIKGGWTDTDVIIATPEVMGELGKLGRILGPRGLMPNPKSGTVTQDVATAVKEVKAGKIEYRVDKGGNVHASVGKASFEAPKLVDNINMFLATIIRAKPSSAKGHYIKSVAISSTMGPSFKIDSTEAQKAHG
- a CDS encoding T9SS type A sorting domain-containing protein, with translation MTSTFIRTIAVSGSNLFAGTGGGVFLSIDNGTTWADVSGGLTSTQITALGVIGSNLFAGTYSGVWCRPLSEMIDPATVTATASSKHNVSTYPNPFSQSTTISFTPEASGYAEVSIVNLLGVEVARLFAGELGAGKRTFEWKPSEVPDGMYECLVRMNGRVKKISVMLVR
- a CDS encoding choice-of-anchor D domain-containing protein; the protein is MTKKSVTFFLFFALGLVCIYSSRAYAFDFQYDMPQFRYGIHYTWNSGQWVEAARFTPSYNSSGQLDSALVEAYVNQNYIAYQRATETYVNGMISLYRISSFDGTSWSGLEVDSFTYSGNRILYQDRMFYKNGALQEHDLYTHSYNGSGVRIERLQETLIPGPRRNDDDWVYVYDNQGRIDTLYDNNWDGAQWVRKAREVYRYGTGGELDSVIRDVYSAGAWSPYELFVVVGAVAPGSSHLTVQAAMSFDTLAGALQTARLTLTNDGTAALNIPSFTLRNGTAFSLADTAVGSIAAGGSAMIAVTFKPKISGQYYDTLVIGPSDAPLATVDLSGISRLANLEINRDTTSLSTIAGASDTAEVVLTNNANEVISITTLRILTTPSDYSVEGLVDPLSIAAGQSANLSVYYSPTQSSSLSSSATVSMSYTDGGSSRDTTFVLEGTVASSAVQRNEAKATVLMLSPNPASNHITLDGLSGISEVHILDAAGQSVLSRSITGPSASLDVSELASGVYAVQILHTNGSPEIQRLAIMR
- a CDS encoding DUF5668 domain-containing protein, with the translated sequence MEQTRSAVAPLIYGLVLATIGVVFLLDRFSMVNADVVWQAWPLVFCVWGIVRLFSSPEPREKIIALFAIGMGVLLTMHEFGAIRYGIGDLWPLFLIVPGLLMVWRALQTRKGAQVDVVPSLDRSGFNSVAIFGGIDRRVEGEFKSGVTVTAVFGGFKIDLSRAQMKGDDAVIFVNAFFGGGEIYTPESWHISMEGIGLFGGFSDKTRYTPTPGAPTKTLHVRGSAIFGGVEVKN
- a CDS encoding adenine phosphoribosyltransferase; the encoded protein is MLEPIVEESLLAEQLIRDIPDFPRAGILFKDITPVLSNPDAMREVIDRFLDFARAKEPTIIVGIESRGFVFGMPLALELGLPFVPVRKSGKLPYQTIQEEYALEYGVNSMEVHTDAIVSGDRVIIVDDLLATGGTASAAKRLVNRLGGSVEGFAFLIELQFLQGRLALENDDVLSLLSFD
- a CDS encoding T9SS type A sorting domain-containing protein, with the protein product MKTASSLVASALVVTSMIVGNSIPVVAQWTEANGPYSSTIYGMASAGRTLVAGWPKGVFVSTDDGANWASYNNLLTNAGAVCLAAVPEAGGGTNFFASYGYGGPYISTDYGKTWTQRPIGQNYGVWSLAVSGSKLFAGTNNGAFISSDNGLTWDTVCIALPQNYRPICFAFGSKVFMLSQLGVVLSTDAGNTWSVVDSALKRPGILAASGSDLYTFADSVLRSSDDGRSWTSVTNNLPITPYNQVSALAASGNMLFVGTSAKGLFRSTDRGATWASISDGLPNNGVPNNLTYTTVYSLAITDSFLLVGFNQGGIWRRPLSQMTASVEQRPTVRDRESFLPYPNPASTAINMDGLEGISEVRILDATGRQVLSQKIADARVLLDVSGLASGVYSAILTHTNGAIDVRRFSVLH
- the rplK gene encoding 50S ribosomal protein L11 → MAKKVTGFIKLQIPAGKANPAPPVGPALGQKGVNIPEFCKQFNARTSKEGDMIIPVVITVYSDKSFTFITKTPPAASLLLKAVSVDKGSKEPNRIKVAKVSREDVEKIAKLKMPDLNAASIEAAISMVSGTARSMGITVEG
- a CDS encoding NAD(P)H-binding protein, translating into MKIFVAGASGFIGERVLDDLLRTGHDVTAHVHSDASLRALQREHPDLHMVKVDLSKEKEVHGIIAHGTEAVIYLPGVLRESKGLTFEGLHVDGVRNLLAEAKMAGVRRWIQMSALGVEPHSNIRYYDTKWRAEVMVRASGLAWTILRPSLIFDDRPRRQHNFVSEVAKAIRMAPFVPILGRGDFLMQPVSVDDVSQTIIQSLTKPETIDKTFELGGPEKLTYKEIVLRIACAMGSKKRAAHIPMWLILGAAQLLQRFSWFPITVDELTMLTAGNYIRDAGCERDWRATFELPMKRFDEAAISKLLTAPH